Proteins from a genomic interval of Ferviditalea candida:
- a CDS encoding DHA2 family efflux MFS transporter permease subunit codes for MDKKEEATSSTSSTSSNKGVMLASLVIILAVFMAILDTSIVNVAIPKMMAVFGVNQSQIQWVVTAYALVVGALVPVTGYLGDRFGYKKIFLVALSIFTVGSALCGLAWSNGSMIIFRIVQGLGGGALMPVSMTMMLSMFPPERRGRAMGMFGLSIMFAPAIGPTLSGYITEYSNWRLIFTINVPFGIIDFLLAWYLLKDFNKSVNQRLDIWGLITSSIGMATLLYGVGIVPDKGLYDTEVITFVSIGIISLIAFIIIELNVKEPLLDLRLLKNFTYTLSLIISSIATVILMGSMFLIPVFLQNISHLSSVQTGLVLLPQAIFAGIMMPISGALFDKIGGRILAVTGMLLTSFSLYLTASLDATTSNSTLIFWMVLRSVGTGLMMMPIQTSGMNAIPLNKISRGTALNNTVRQVSSSFGIAWLTLLLTNRQTYHAALNRDSLNQMSTQVMVNLQEITNGFIGLGQSASQAHASAVSYMAGQVQLRSVVSGMDDVFMVTAGLALVGGFLSLFIKRTKLNKGGEKPHVIAE; via the coding sequence ATGGACAAAAAGGAAGAAGCAACTTCTTCAACTTCTTCAACTTCTTCAAATAAAGGTGTGATGCTCGCCTCCCTGGTCATCATTCTTGCCGTGTTCATGGCCATATTGGATACGAGCATCGTCAATGTTGCGATCCCCAAAATGATGGCGGTTTTCGGAGTCAATCAGAGCCAGATTCAATGGGTCGTTACCGCTTATGCTCTAGTTGTAGGAGCACTTGTGCCGGTTACCGGATATTTGGGAGATCGTTTCGGCTACAAGAAAATATTTCTTGTTGCACTGTCGATCTTTACTGTGGGCTCAGCCCTGTGCGGATTGGCCTGGAGCAATGGCTCTATGATTATCTTCCGAATTGTGCAGGGCTTGGGCGGCGGAGCCTTGATGCCGGTCAGCATGACGATGATGCTGAGCATGTTTCCTCCGGAGCGCAGGGGAAGAGCCATGGGGATGTTCGGGCTCTCGATTATGTTCGCGCCGGCCATCGGTCCGACACTTAGCGGTTATATCACGGAGTATTCGAATTGGCGGCTCATCTTCACGATCAACGTCCCTTTCGGAATCATCGACTTCCTGCTGGCGTGGTATCTTTTGAAAGATTTTAATAAATCGGTCAATCAGCGTTTGGATATTTGGGGCTTGATCACTTCCAGTATCGGTATGGCCACTTTGCTGTACGGGGTCGGTATCGTGCCGGATAAAGGGCTGTACGATACGGAGGTCATAACCTTTGTTTCCATCGGAATCATTTCCTTGATTGCTTTTATCATTATTGAATTGAATGTCAAGGAGCCGCTGCTCGATTTAAGATTGTTAAAGAATTTTACTTATACGCTGTCTTTGATCATATCCAGCATTGCGACCGTGATTTTGATGGGCAGCATGTTCCTGATTCCCGTTTTTTTGCAAAATATATCACATCTATCTTCTGTACAAACCGGTTTGGTTCTGCTCCCGCAGGCCATTTTTGCGGGGATCATGATGCCGATCTCCGGAGCGCTGTTCGATAAGATCGGCGGCCGTATTTTAGCCGTTACCGGCATGCTGCTTACATCGTTTTCTTTATATTTGACGGCAAGCTTGGATGCGACGACCTCGAATTCCACGTTGATCTTTTGGATGGTGCTTCGCTCGGTGGGTACGGGTCTCATGATGATGCCGATTCAGACTTCGGGCATGAATGCCATTCCGTTGAATAAAATCAGCCGGGGCACGGCGCTGAACAACACGGTCCGCCAGGTCAGCTCCTCCTTCGGAATCGCATGGCTGACGCTTCTGTTGACGAACCGCCAAACCTATCACGCTGCCTTGAACCGGGACAGCTTGAATCAGATGTCCACTCAGGTGATGGTCAATCTGCAGGAAATCACGAACGGATTTATCGGTCTCGGCCAAAGCGCATCGCAAGCCCATGCAAGTGCGGTCTCTTATATGGCCGGTCAAGTGCAGCTTCGGTCAGTCGTTTCCGGAATGGATGACGTGTTTATGGTTACTGCGGGCTTGGCTCTCGTAGGGGGATTTTTATCTTTATTTATAAAACGGACCAAACTCAATAAAGGCGGGGAAAAACCGCATGTCATCGCGGAATAG